In one window of Myxocyprinus asiaticus isolate MX2 ecotype Aquarium Trade chromosome 43, UBuf_Myxa_2, whole genome shotgun sequence DNA:
- the ccl27b gene encoding C-C motif chemokine 27b translates to MNVPNMISHKEWLFNTAHIKHRQITTCQNTHRIWRESQIKFDTSSDLPMDLIVLGIVLSITFSAVQGATPKCCISTAKRFPLELLQSVNKYDIQTSRGACDINALVLHVENRRLCADRKMERILQRIQKSKMQNRHKKRHNI, encoded by the exons ATGAATGTGCCAAACATGATCTCCCATAAGGAGTGGCTCTTTAACACGGCACATATAAAACACCGACAGATCACAACCTGTCAGAATACTCACAGGATTTGGAGGGAATCTCAGATAAAGTTTGATACAAGCTCGGATCTTCCGATGGATCTGATAGTGCTCGGAATTGTCCTCTCCATCACCTTCAGCGCTGTTCAAG GTGCCACACCCAAATGTTGCATTTCAACAGCGAAAAGGTTTCCGCTTGAACTTCTACAGTCTGTGAATAAGTATGATATTCAGACCAGTCGAGGAGCCTGTGACATTAATGCCCTCGT ATTGCACGTAGAAAACAGGAGACTTTGTGCAGATCGCAAGATGGAGAGAATTCTGCAAAGAATTCAGAAatcaaaaatgcaaaacagacaTAAGAAGAGACATAACATCTAA